The DNA window AGGGGGCCCCCACGGTCTAGTTTGGTTTGTGAGTGGATGAGGGACCCATTTCATGGCATCAGGGCCCAGGAGAGTGAGCAGGACAGGGAAGAGGGTGACTCCTATATGTGATATGGTGAGGGGAAGGCACCCAGGGCCAGCCACTCTGGGAACGGGACGAGACTATGCTCAGAACTCCCAAGATGCCTGATGGGAGACAGACTCACTCCACACAAAGGAGGAGACAAGATGCCTGGAGCCTGGGGTCAACAATTCATTTATTAAACTGCAAAATCTAATCCTCGTGACGATCTCCGGAGGTGCCAAGACATCACCTCCGCTGTGCagatagaaaagaaagacaactcagggagggcagggatttctgcccagagcctgggccaCTGCAGGTGCAGGTCTGCCGTGTGGCCTGGAAGATGTCAGGGCCCCCTCTACACCCTCCACAGGAGGGGGGTTGGCGCAGAGGCATCCCTGTCTGCCGGCCTCTCCCTAGGACACAGGTGGCTcgatgggaggagggagagggccgGCGACTGCCCTGTTTCCCATGCTCCCTCACAGTGGCCCCGTCCCAGCACGGGAGGCAGCCgagggaggaggctgagggcTGGAAAAGAAGCcccgggagggaggagggcaagaCCAGTCCGAGCTGTGGTCTTTTCCTCCTTGTGTGTGGAGCCCAGGCCACGTCTCTATGAGCCGCTGGTGGCAGGGGCAGCCGACTCACAGACGAGTGCCCGAGGTAGGCTCAGAGCAGGGTACAGCTGCAGCCACGGGTCTCCATGGCCATCAGCAGCATCCTCAGCTTGCGAGGTGAGTGTGGCGGGTAGCGGATGGAGTAGATCTTCTCCATCCCGGGGCGGCGCAGCAGGCAGGCGCGGTGGTGGGAGAAGGTGTCAAAAGAGAACTTGCCGTGGTAGTTGCCCATCCCGCTGGCGCCTGTGCGGTGGGGACACAGCAGTCAGCCCCGCCCTGGCCAGCCGGCGGGTGCCGGGCAGACGGGGTCCCTGCCAGTCCCGCGCAGTTTGACCGGGGAGGGTTCCCtcacttctgagcctcagtttccccttctgtgaaATAGGCTTAGCGCTGAGCCTGCACCAGCAGCACCTCAGTAAAGACCCCCAGGTGCTGGGGCAAGATGGGTAGACAGTGGTCAAGGGTGTGGATTCTGGAATGACTGCCTAGAGTCGAATCCCACCTTTGAATTTGTTGTCACCTTGGGTAACTGACTTGGCCTCAGTCTCCTTGTCTGTGACATCGGATGACTGTGGCACCCATTTCCTAGAGTTGTGGGAGTTGGGCGGGTGTTCAGACCCGTGGACAAAGTAAGGCCTGCGGTGTGTTGGGAGTCTGAAGTAGCAAGGTGGGGAGGCCGTCGAGGCCAGGCTTCGGCACTGCAAGGCCGGGAGACCCAGGATGGGTGGAGTGGGGGCATCGAGGGAGGGCTTCCTGGCGGGAGTGAGGTCTGAGGGAGGTACAATTTACCAGATGAAGGGGCAGGGCTCAGTGTGGGCAAGAGGGACCCAGGCGTGGGGACAACTCAGAGGGCCTTGGAGGTGGGTGGCCTGCGGCACGCAGGGACCTGGGCACGGCTCAGTGTGGCTGGGGCAGCAGGCAGGGGTATGGGGAGAGGAGGTCGGAGCAGGATCCCGCTGCCAGGCGGGGAAGAGCTGGGCCTCGGGAAGCAGTGAGTCAGGGCCTTGCTCAATCCTGGGGGAGTAGCCCACAGACAGACTGCCACActtccctggggaggaggggctgggatggAGACAGGAGGCCAGGTGGGCTAGGTGGGGGCCCCAGGACGGGGGGTGGCACACAGCCACGGTGTCGGCCTCAGCCCGCCGTGTGGTCCTGTGGCACCGGCCACTCCCAGCAAGCGTCAACACCCACCTGGACAGCTTGCCAGGCCCTGCCAGTCACTTGCCCAGGTGCCCAGAGTAGACTGGTGCCGATGGCAGTGTCTGGCTGTTCCCTGAGGAGGAGGTGGGCTCAGAGAGGGGCCGTggttgccccaggtcacacagcgcAGTGGGCTTGCTTGGACCAGCCCTACAGTCTCCTGTCTCAGAGGCAATGGTAACAGGGGCTTCCGGGGCGGGAGAGCAGTACCCTCGAGGGCAGGCGGGGCTCTTGCGGCACCTACCCACTCCTCCAAAAGGCAGGCTGGCGAGGGTCAAGTGCATGAAGCCGTCATTCCCGCAGAAGCCCCCGCTGCTGGTCTGGGCCAGCAGCCGCTTGACCACCTGCAAGGGAAGCAGCGGTGAGGCCCGTGGCCGTCGGCTAGAGGCCACCGGGAGGGGCGTGGCCACCGCGTGAGCTGCAGTGGGCGGGGTTGTGTTGCCGACTCTGAGCCCCCGACTCGGGACGTGTTTCCCTGACTCGGAACATGTTTCCCGAGCGTCTGCTGGAGTGGCACCCGTGCGGGGACCCAGCCTAGAGccgagagggaggcaggaagcccAGCGGTCGTCTGGGGACATGGAGAGTTCAGGGTGAAATGCCAGGTAGTCAGGGAGGCGTCCCTGAGGAGGGACGTGATGCACCTGCGGCATCTCAAGGGGGGAGGGGCCCCCCAAGCAGAGtgaggggcaggtgcagagacccAGGGACTGGCCTGAGTGCTGTGCGGCCCGGGGGGACACTGACTTGGGGTGGCAAAGCCAGAttggtattttgaaaatgttaacttGGCCGCTCTCTAACCTGTAGGTGTATTTGAAGAGCTAGAGGGAAGATTAGTAAACAGCGGATAGTCGTTGCCGAAAGTGTGGCTCTATTTAGTTACAACACGTGACCCTGAACTGATGGCCCGTCTGGATGGTGGGTAGAGCGAACCCCCCCATCAGGGGCCAGAAATCACGTGGATGCCAGCAGCAACCGCGACAGAAGATGGGACAGGAGTGTCCTGGTGCCTCACGGGGGCGGCTGAGCCTCGTAGGTGTGACTCTGCGTCCGCAGGCAGTGCTGGGCATTCAGGAAAGCTTGAAAGTCACTATGCCAGACAACCCCTTTCCAGAAAACCGGGGTTGCATTTTCTCgagttaatctttttattttattttttatcttattttatttattgagagagagcacatgtgagtgagccaggggcagagagagagaatcccacgagatgcagagagggagagagagtttggaacccagagcagggctcgaactcaaaccgtgagatcatgactgagtcacctgggtgcccccctAAAGTTAGTCCTATCCAGATAAAGCAAGGCTCCTTCGAGAATGGCTGGTTctagggctgggcaggggagaTACAGGATGAGCCAAAGCATCCTGTAGAccctgaaaggaaggaaatggccCGAAGACAGAGGGTGGGCGGGTCTGAGGGACAGAGCAGCTCCCACTGCCCACAGCAGGACAACGTGGGCAAGGAAACGAATCAGGTGTCGCCTTGGAACCCAGAGGCTAGAGCAGAGGCCCGAGAGTCTGTGCTGTACAAAGAAGGGATTCCAGAGCCAAAGCTTTCTAACAGATTCCAGGTGATCTGTGCACGGATTCGCTTAATCACACCCCTCCTGCAGAACGTGGGCTAGACTTAGTGACTGTTCCCAAAAAAAGAGCAAGTTCTCTTGCTGGAGACCCTGGTGGACAGGACCTTGGCCAAGCGGTGAAGGTTAACCTCACCAGTGATGTGTGGGTCCTCTGGATCCCTGATAGGGTGTCGGAGGCCAGCCCTTGCCTCCGCGGTGATTGTTTCGTGAGCAACACCACAGGCCACAGGAAGTGGGGGCGATGTTCCGGACGCCTTGTCCGTACCTCCCCAACTGAGACATGGTCACAGGCCAGAAAACCCACGACAACTAAACGCAAAGTGGGACCCTAGCCTGGATCTTGGGGCTGAAAGGAAAACTGGCAAAATCCATATCAAATACGAAGTATAGTTAAAGGTAACGTAGCAGCTGCAGTTTCTTAGTTGGGACCAACATACGCGTCATTAAATGAGGGCAACTGGCTGCGGGGTAGAGTGCGGCTCCCTGGACTGGGTTTTAccttctgtaaacctaaaactactccAGAATAAAAGTTTATTGAAGAATGCACTGTCCAACCTACGAGGGAGCTggtgggagctgggggggggCACCCTGAGCTGAGGatgccccaggcccccaggcggCCGGCAGGGGATGAGCAGGGGCCGTGGGGGAGGGCTCATTGTCCCGCCTGCCTGTGCGGTCCTTCACCCTCCCCTGGTCGGTCCACCCCATGCCACGTGTGCCTTCGATGAGCCAGGTACTGGAAGGGGACCATTGTCCACCAGCCCAGATGATGAGGGAGATGGAGCAGAGACACTGAAGCCGGGGTAGGGCCCCGGGGACTGTCCACTAAAGGCCCAGGAGACAGTGGCTGagatgggagggagaggaggcgcGGCTGCCCCAGGGAGAAAGGACAGTGACAGCGCCAAGAGTGCCACCATCCCAGAACTCCCGTGATGTCCCAGAGAAACAGGacccctcaccctccctccagGCCCCTTGGTCCACTCCAGTCCTAGAGCCACCTGCCTCTGCTGTCACCACCCACCACCCCCGctggcctctgcccagccccGCCCGGGCCCCCACCTGTTTGTTGTTGGAGAAGGCATACAGGGCCAGGGGCTTCTCCCGACGGTTGATGAAGTCGATGGCCTCGTCCAGGCCCCTCACGTTCACGATGGGCAGGATGGGTCCGAAGATCTCCTCCTGCATCACTGGCTCCGTCTCCTCCACGTCCACCAGCACCGTGGGGGCTGCGGGCACAGGGGGAGGctcagccctggggagggggcctcGGGCAGGGCTCGGGGACCCTCTGGGCCAGACGGTGTCCCCACAGCCCCCAGGAAGGACGGCGAGGGGTTCTCCAGGCTGGCCGGGGCTAAGGTGGGGTGCCAGCTTCTCTGAACGGTCTTCCCGGAGCCGGGGTCCAGGCTGGGGCCTCGCGGCCCAGACCCGCGGCCCAGACTCAGGGTCCAGGCTGGGCTCGGCCAGTGCAGCCGTGGGGCCTCGCAGCCCAGACTCGGGGCCCAGACTCGTGGCCCAGACTNNNNNNNNNNNNNNNNNNNNNNNNNNNNNNNNNNNNNNNNNNNNNNNNNNNNNNNNNNNNNNNNNNNNNNNNNNNNNNNNNNNNNNNNNNNNNNNNNNNNGCGGCGCAGACTCGGGGCCCAGGCGGGGCCGCGTCAAGGCCGGGCCTTCCCGGGGGCTCGTGGCGGGAGGGCAGGCTCACCGATGTAGCGCTCGCTCTCGTCGCTCTGGCCGCCGATGGCCACGCGGCCGCAGCCCAGCAGGCCTCGGAGCCGCTGGAAGTGCTTCTGGCTGACGATGCGGCCCAGGCTCGGGGAGCCCCGGGGGTCCTCACCGTAGAAGCGGGTGATGGCGCGCTGCAGGGCGGGCAGCAGCCGCTCCTGCGTGGCGGGGCTGCACAGGACGTAGTCGGGGGCCACGCAGGTCTGGCCGGTGTTGAAGTAGCGGAACCAGGCCACGCGGTTGGCCACGGTCTGGGCGTCGCAGTCGTCGTCCACGTAGCAGGGGTTCTTGCCCCCCAGCTCCAGCGTGACGGGCGTCAGGTGCTTGGCGGCGGCGGACATGACGATCCTGCCCACCCGGGGGCTCCCTGGTTGTGGAAAGAAACCAGAGGGGCCCTCGGTCGCCTGGCCAGGGCGGGGTGGCCTCAGCCTGGGAATCGGGGCCCCTCAAGGAGGGCCCCCTTTCCTGGAAACCTGCACCAGGACCCTGCTCACGTCCTCTGCCAGACCAGCcagaccctgccccccccccccccacggccccGGGCTCCTCCAGCGCTGACAGTGACTGCTCTGGCCCGataccagagtccagctccagggACCGGCGTCTGAGTCTCTCTGACCAACCTGGCCATCCTGCCTCTCTCACCACCCACTCTTCCCTCCACTCCGCGTGCTTGTCCCCACCTGTCCTCTGGCTTGATCTCCAGGGCCCCtaagtcccctccccccacctccctccccccctcccccacctgatgtcccctgccccttcccctctaggctcacctgcctcccctcccccatccagtcCTCCCTCAGGTCCtcctgtcattcaaaaccatcCCCTTGTCTGTGAGGCCCTCCTTGTCTGTTGAACCCTGCCAcaggccctccctctctctgtcccctgtcccctcgTGATGATGTGACTGAGCCTGGACGCGAGGCGCGCCCTCTCAGAATGCAGTGAGCAAGTGAGTGAATGCGTCCCCAGACCACGTGCTGTGACAAAGGCTCCCATGAGTTGGCACGTCCTGGAGACAGACCTGTGACCGTCGTCAGATACAGAAAGGCCCGAGAAGCCAGGAGGCTGCGGCAGCGTGTTCGGGTCAGTGTGCCAGCCCCCGTGCACGCTGTCTGGGTTCCTGGCTGTAGTCTTGGGGGGCCCAAGGCCCAAGGCCCACCGAGCCTCGGGCTGGTGCTAGAAGGTGGACTGCCTCCCCCCAGCTgtctcctcctgctcccccaccGGCTAGGAATCTGCAGGACCAGCTGAGGACCCCGGCCCTGCTTCCGCAGTCAGGAGGGGGACCCATGGGCCGGTCCTGGGCTTGCAGCAGGGTcggggagggcgggggcgggcAGAGACCCTGCTCTCCCTGCTCTGATGTGGACACGGTGTGTAAGGCAGGAGGCCAGTGAGCAGGATTCACTCGCTTCTAGAACCTTGGCCAGGTAAGACGGTCACCAGCCTCCTGACCTCTTTCACCCTTATAGAAACTCCCTCCTGGCTGCTCGAAGCCAGGTGGTGTCCGGGCCTCGTGGGCACAAGACAGGGAGATGGCAGGTGGCCTCTGAAAGCAATTCTGAGGGCCTGGAAGGAAAATCCAGCCTTCCCCAATCCTGGCCCCGGGGGTGACCCACACTGGATGCCCCCCTCCTCGTCACcctggcctccagcccctcctctgtccaGCTCTCCACGAGGGCCCTGGGTCGGTGGGGTCACATACAGGGTCCTGGGGCCAGTGGATGGGACAGAagggcctgggggcacctggcacGGTGGGAGCTCAGCAGGGACCGATGCCATCTGTGAGACTGTGACCAGTGAAGGGGCCCGAGCCAGGGGGTAGGACCCAGGCCTCCTGAGTGGCCTGCGGGGTCAGCCTCACCCGTGAAGAAGATGTAGTCGAACTTGTGCTCCAGCAGCTGCCCTGTCTCCTGGGGTCCGCCCAGCACCACGGCAAAGCAGCTCTGTGGGGCGGGACGGCAGAGGAGCCCTCTGGGACCCCAGCCCGGGGAACCCCGAGGGTGGTCGCCTGCGTGGGGCCGACCCCCTTTGCCTGGCCTGACCCCCAGTTGTGGGCGCTCTAGGTGGGCCAGATGGGAGCAAGGTGGGAGCTGGGAGCTGCCTGGGGACCCTGGGCACCTGCCAGTCCCAGCCCCACAGGTGTGTGGTCAGAGCCCGCTGGGGTTTGGGGGAGCGGACGCCAGGGAGGGGCAAGCAGGGTTGACCAGATGACAGACGGGAGTCCCCAGGGGACAGGGGACTCTGAAGAGCACAGCTGTGATCCCCACCCCTCTGTTTCACCCAGAGGGAAAGAGGCTGAGGGGGCGGTGACCCGGTCCTGGCCATACAGCCCAGTGGAGGCAGGACGGAGGGTGGAACTCGGGGCCCGCCCAAGGGGCCCTGCTCAGCCCGAGGGTAGCTGcccggccccctccctgcccggcTCACCTGGTCCAGGTAGCGGGGCAGCACGTCAGCCAGGACCTTCTCAGTGCTTTTGCTGAACTCCGATGGCTTCAACACTACACAGTTCCCTGCAGgccggggcagggcagggggagcgCTGGGAGAGGgtggcccctcccaccccacctcactCTCCTTGCAGGTGAAGAATCTGGCTCAGAAAGATGACCCACAAGCCCAAGGTCCCAGGGTCCGGGGGTGGTGGGGGCCAGGTAAGAAGCAGGTTTTCTCGGCCACTTATTGCCAGCTCCCTGCTCACTGGTTCTGTGGGCCACCACCAGGCCCGAGGGCAGGGACGGCGGGCAGCAGGAGGAGCCCCTGCTCACCTGCGGCGAGGGCGCCCACTAGGGGCACCAGGGTCAGGTTCACGGGGTAGTTCCAGGGGGCGATGATGAGCACCAGGCCAAAGGGCTCCTTCCGGATGAAGGCGGAGTCCAGCTGCATGGCCTGGGCCccagggggtgaggggtgaggcgtggagcccccccccccccccccccccccccggctcacCAGGTTCTTGGGCACTTTCTCGTCCTTCATCCACGACCTCAGATTCCTGAGGGCCAAGCTGATCTCGCTCTGGCTGATGCTGATCTCAGACACCTGCGACTCGAAGGCTgactgcaggggagaggcagggcagggctcgGGCCGGGACACCAGGGCCGGCAGGTAGCCAGAGCCCTGTGGAGGGCACAGCCTCCTCCAGGCAAGCCCTCCTCTTagttgctcattcattcattcaccccaTGTTCAGTGGATGCTcaggtgcccccccccgccccccgctgccAGGAACCTGGCTGGGACTGAACGCACAGCCTGAGGACCCTGACAGAGCTGATGTTGTAGGGGGACAGCCAACGTGCTCGTGAGAACGCTGATGTGACAACAGAAGACGAAACACAGTAAGAGGGAAAGACGGCTGGAGCACATGTGTGTGGCGGGGGGCTGTGCACAAGCATGTGTGAGGGCAtacgtgtgtgtgcctgtgtgtgcaaaTATGTGAGTTTGCTTTGCTTTATACCAGATAGTCGGCGCTGGCCTCTGGgatgaggtgacatttgagcagcgAAGATAGGGAGGAAGGGAGCCCATGGATACCTGAAGGCAGAATCTTCCAGGCAAAGGGCAGggcacagcatgtgcaaaggccctgaggcgaGTGCAGGCTTGCTATGTTCCTGATAAACAAGGAGCAGAGTGGGTGAGGTGATGGGGTCAGGCAGCGGGGGTGAGGACTGTCGAGAGCAGGGACAAGatctaaattaactttttttgttgtttattttatttgagagagagagagagagaaagagagagagagagagactgagtgtgtgtaagggaggggcagacagaggagacacagaatctgaagcaggctccaggctccgagctgtcagcccagagcccagtgcagggcatgaacccacgaaccacgagaccatgacctgagccgaagttggcatttaaccgactgagcctcccaggtgccctgatctaACTTAACTTTTAACAATACtgtcagggagcacctgggtggctcagcgggcttagtgtccaacttcggctcaggtcatgatctcacgtttgtaagttcaagccccacatcgggctctgtgctgacaactaactcagagcctggagcctgtgtctccctctctctcccacccctcccctgcttgtgctctgtctgtctctctctctctcaaaaataaatagaacattaaaaaaaattaaaaaacaaatacaaaaacaaaaagacaatattGTCAGTGTGGCCCTGCTGTGGCCTGCTGTGTGGCTATCAGTTTGCAGAGGGACACCGGGGACAGATGTCCCTGGGTAATTGTGGACAGTTCCTACAGCCCAAGGGTCAGGGCAGGAGTGAGAAAGAGGCGAAAGTCAATAGGGAAATTATCCTGATTTCTGCCTATGGGTATGTGTGCTCCATTCCCGCCCGGGAGGAGAGACCGGCCTGGGGTTATAGGAGCCGGAGGCCCGCGGTCACGGAGACCGTCCTGAGGCCTGAGCCTCGGCTGACGGAGGGCGCACTCCCCGCAGAAGGGACAGTGGCGAGCCTCACGGGTGCCGGCACAGTCCAGGGTCCCTCAATGAGCCAGAGGCAAGGGCAGGGCCAGAGCTGAGCCTTGAGGAGAAGGGAGCTGGGACCTTGGGGGAAAGAACCACACGCACCAGCGCTTTTAGGAGCTGAGCCTGGTCAGGCATCCCTTCCGCTAAGCCCGTGTCCTGCCCAGCAGATTGCCCTTGACCCGAGTGAGGTTTGGACCCACTTATGGACAGTCTGGGTCCAGCTGAACTTTGGAAGAGGAGGCTGTTTTGATTCAGGGTTGTGTGCCCGTAGGCAAGAACGTGCCCCCTCTGAGCGTCCTCTGGGGGTTCCTGGGGGTGACTATCCCTACCTGGAAGGGCTGTTGGGGGAGAACCTTGAGAATTAGTTCCAGGAAGGCAGGGCAGATGCTGCCTTCCGGAAGGGTCAGGGACAGCATTGCATTTTCTGTGCCCCTGGAGCCTTGAGGAGTTGGAATGAGAGGCAGCGGGTAAAATCTGAGCCCGAGGGAGAAAAGGGACCTGATAGGCAGGTCGGGTCTCACAGAGGTGGCCAGGCCAGCAAGGGGGGCCGTGGCCGAGGCTCATGGAGGGTGGGAGATGGGAGCCCCCTCTGTCCTGGACCAGAGTGGGTGAGTGGAACAGTCCCCACAGAAGGCCAGTCTGGGCCCCTGAGGCAAGGGAGTGCCAAGGGGAGTGTGATCAGGCACCCTGGTTTCCTAAGCGGGAAGACAGATGATTCTGGAAATGGCCGACAAGGAAGCCTGGGCCTCACCTGGCTACAGTCCCAAAGCCACATGGTtagtggcagggctggggacacTGAGAAAGGAAGCAGGCATCGCCAGGCCTCAGCCTCAACGTAAGTCCTTGTGGCCACACTTTGCTGTCCCCAAAGGATGGGGGTGCCGTGACCCATTACCCAGACGCCGCGTGGcactctccttcctgtctctgctcaaatgccatCTCCGCAGACACGCTGCTCCNNNNNNNNNNNNNNNNNNNNNNNNNNNNNNNNNNNNNNNNNNNNNNNNNNNNNNNNNNNNNNNNNNNNNNNNNNNNNNNNNNNNNNNNNNNNNNNNNNNNGACCACCCTTCATCCCCATCCCCACGTggctgggtggggagcagggcagccCGAGTCCCTTGGGGAGAGGGGACTCCTCGGGGGCAGGCCTGAACCGCAGGCGGGGCAGGTGGGGCAGGCTGGGGTGCGGCTGGACTCCGGAGGGGCTGTTTgcacctgctccctccctcctcactgttcctgccagcccccaccctgcttcCCCTTCTGGACTCCTCGGGCTCAGTGCCAGGGGGCCCCACTTTCAACTACCCACTGGGCTGCATCTCTTCCTGACCTGGTGCtttggggtgagggtggggcccaGTGGGGTTGGTGGTGGGAGTTGCTAAGTCAGTTGAAGACACAGTCAGCTGATGGCTGGAGGCCAGGGGAGGACAAGCCACGTCCCCTCAAGGCCACAGGCCTGGGGCTCCTCTAACCATAGTGAGCAGGCCCTGATGGCAGTGCGCCagccggggtgcctggggtgcTGCGCTGTGGGTGTTAGCATGGTGGCCCTGAAGCAAGCTGCCGCTAGAGAGATCACATGGAGTCAGGGAGGGGTGAGTAAGGGGGGCACCCAGGTCTGCTGGCTCCAGAGCGTCCTTGGGAGTCTACTGCCCTGTCCCACCCCCCGAGTCTTGGCCGGTCCTGCCGATGAGCACGCCTCGGTGCAGGCCCGACTCCTctcaccccagcctctgcccactCTGTCAgcctttctgcctcagtttcctcagctgtccCAGAGGCCTCCTAAGGGCTTCCTTTTGGTATAAGGTTTTAGGGCCCGATGCCCCGGGGTCGGATCCCGGCAGCCCTGACTGGTGGCTAGGAGTCCTCGGGTGGGTTTCCTGGCTTCTCTGTGGCTCAcctttcccatctgtgaaatggggatggtgCTGTTGGGAGAATTCAGGCCTACAGCGTAATGTGCGGGGCCGAGCCCTGGGAGTGCTCGGTGACAATGGCTGTGCCTTATCGTCACTCAGACTGAAGGACACCCGTGCCAAGGGACCTTCAGGAAGGAGACCCTGGGGTAGGAgaccagagcccagtgtgggcacCAGGGAGGCAAGACCCATGCAGGGGCAGGGTTATGGAACTGGCCAAGGTGACAGAGATCAACATGGtggtctgggggctgggggacccCAAGCTGGCTGCCAGAGGCCGATGTCACTGGACCAGCTGGCCTTGGTGACCCCTTAGGTCCCGATATTCCAGGGTCTCCAATCTGATCTTCCTGTGTCGCCTGAACTGGATTTTCATGGGTTGTCCAGAAGCTTTGGCAGAGTCCCCTCTCTATAACAGGGACCGAGGGAACTGGGGACAACCCTTGGCCTGTGGGCTGAGccaaccccagccccaccctACAGAGAGACTCGGCCGCCTGGTCCCCAGATGCCGGCGACGTCCCCCGGGGAGGAGTCCCTCCCCTAGGCTGGATGACTCTGGCCACTGGACCCCTGCCCCAGCACCGGGCACGCACTACAGTGGAAATACGTGTTGCCGGTGGATGttcggccccccacccccccaccagggACGGGAGTACATTCCCTCTTGGGGCTCCTTCCCAGAGCTGGGCCCTCGGACCCACACAAGATGTGCAGTAACACCAGCGGGAGGAAGACGGTGGCCCAGCTCCCACAGAATGAGGGTGCCTGCTGGCCACCAGCCTCAGGAACCCCAGAGCCCCTCGTgagcccctccctctcccgctcTTAGCTCGGGGCAGAGGGATGTCCCCcgctccttccccttcctccccaggcaggcaggaaggcaaaGCCAGCCTGTGTCATGTGGCCGCGATGGGCAGCCTGCCCCGGCAGCCAGCGGCTTGGCGCCGCCGAGCGAGCCCCCAGCCAGGTCCCTGGCCCCGGCCGCCGGCTGCTCTGGCCCCCTGGGACATCGTACCTGCGGCCCTGCCAAGCTGCCCTTCCTCCGGGCCGTCCCTGCTCTGCCCC is part of the Suricata suricatta isolate VVHF042 chromosome 11, meerkat_22Aug2017_6uvM2_HiC, whole genome shotgun sequence genome and encodes:
- the ALDH3B1 gene encoding aldehyde dehydrogenase family 3 member B1 — translated: MNEQLRGGLAWRRLCPPQGSGYLPALVSRPEPCPASPLQSAFESQVSEISISQSEISLALRNLRSWMKDEKVPKNLAMQLDSAFIRKEPFGLVLIIAPWNYPVNLTLVPLVGALAAGNCVVLKPSEFSKSTEKVLADVLPRYLDQSCFAVVLGGPQETGQLLEHKFDYIFFTGSPRVGRIVMSAAAKHLTPVTLELGGKNPCYVDDDCDAQTVANRVAWFRYFNTGQTCVAPDYVLCSPATQERLLPALQRAITRFYGEDPRGSPSLGRIVSQKHFQRLRGLLGCGRVAIGGQSDESERYIAPTVLVDVEETEPVMQEEIFGPILPIVNVRGLDEAIDFINRREKPLALYAFSNNKQVVKRLLAQTSSGGFCGNDGFMHLTLASLPFGGVGASGMGNYHGKFSFDTFSHHRACLLRRPGMEKIYSIRYPPHSPRKLRMLLMAMETRGCSCTLL